The Longimicrobium sp. genome includes the window AGGAGGCCGGCGATGGACGCGGCGTTCTGGAGCGCCGTGCGCGTGACCTTGGTGGGGTCGATCACGCCGGCCTGCACCAGGTCCTCGTACTCGTCGGTCCGGGCGTTGTAGCCGTACGAGTTGCTCTCGTTGTCGCGCACCTTGGCGACGACGATGGAGCCCTCGACGCCGGCGTTCTGCGAGATCTGGCGGATCGGCTCCTCGAGCGCGCGCTCGATGATCCGCACGCCGATCTGCTCGTCCGCGTCTTCCACCTTGAAGCTCTTCAGCACGGCCTGGGCACGAAGGAGCGCCACACCGCCGCCGGGGACGATCCCCTCTTCCACCGCGGCGCGCGTCGCATGGAGGGCGTCCTCCACGCGGGCCTTCTTCTCCTTCATCTCCGTCTCGGTCGCGGCGCCCACGTGGATCACCGCCACACCGCCGGCCAGCTTGGCGAGACGCTCCTGCAGCTTCTCGCGGTCGTAGTCGCTGGTGGTCTTGTCGATGGCGGCGCGGATCTCGTTGATGCGGCCCTTGATCAGGTCCTGCTCGCCGGCGCCGTCCACCACCGTGGTGTTGTCCTTGTCGATCACGATCCGCTTGGCGCGGCCGAGGTCCGACAGCACGGCGTTCTCGAGCTTGAAGCCGACCTCTTCGGAGATCACCTGGCCGCCGGTGAGCACCGCGATGTCCTGCAGCATGCTCTTACGGCGGTCGCCGAAGCCCGGGGCCTTGACGGCCGCGACCTTGAGGGTGCCGCGCAGCTTGTTGACCACCAGCGTGGCCAGCGCCTCGCCCTCCACGTCCTCGGCGATGATCAGGAGCGGGCGGCCCATCTGCGCCACCTTCTCCAGCACCGGGAGAAGGTCCTTCATCGACGACACCTTCTTGTCGTGGATGAGGATCATCGCGTCCTCGAGCACCGTCTCCATGCGGTCCGGATCGGTGATGAAGTACGGCGACAGGTAGCCGCGGTCGAACTGCATCCCCTCCACCGTCTCCAGCGTCGTCTCGAGGCCCTTGGCCTCCTCGACGGTGATCACGCCGTCCTTGCCCACCTTCTCCATCGCGTCGGCGATCAGGTTGCCGATCTCCTCGTCGGAGTTGGCGGAGATGGTGCCGACCTGCGCGATCTCCTTCTTGCCGGCGGTCTCCACCGACATCGACTTCAGCTGGGCGACCACCTGCTCGACGGCCTTGTCGATGCCGCGCTTGAGCGACATCGGGTTGGCGCCGGCGGTGACGTTCTTGAGGCCTTCACGGAAGATGGCCTGGGCGAGCACGGTGGCCGTGGTGGTGCCGTCGCCGGCCAGGTCGCTCGTCTTGGTCGCGACCTCCTTCACCATCTGGGCCCCCATGTTCTCGATGGGGTTCTCCAGCTCCACTTCCTTCGCCACGGTCACGCCGTCCTTGGTGATGAGCGGCGAGCCGAACTTGCGGTCGATCACCACGTTGCGCCCCTTGGGGCCCAGGGTGACCTTGACGGCTTCCGCCAGCTGGTCCACGCCCTTCTTGAGCGCGGCGCGGGCGTCGGTGCTGAAAACCAGCTCCTTGGCAGCCATATTGTCTCTCCTATCTAGAGTTGCGTACGGGAAAGTTCACTCGGGAATGCGACGCGGTGGGCTCAGCCCACCACCGCGAGCACGTCGGACTCGCGGAGGATCAGGTACTGCTCGTTGTCCACCGTCACCTCGGTGCCGCTGTACTTCCCGTACAGCACCTTGTCGCCGACCTTCAGCTCCATCTCGACGCGGGCGCCGTCTTCCACCTTGCCCGGCCCGACGGCGACGACTTCGCCCTGCTGCGGCTTTTCCTTGGCGGTGTCGGGGATGTAGAGCCCGCCACGCATCTGCTCCGTGTCCTCGAGCGCCTTGACGACGACGCGGTCGGCGAGCGGCTTGACCTTGATCTCAGTCGCGGTGGCCATATGATGACCCTCCCTGGATTGAGTAGTGGGTGTGGAATCCTCTTGTTAGCACTCTCACCCCGAGAGTGCTAACGACGCGGCAAGATAGCACCGCGCGCCGCGCTGTCAAGCGCGGTCGGAACGGTGCGCCCTCTCTGCACCCGCCGTTCCGCCGCGGTGCGCCAATATGGCTTTCCCGGTGCGCCGGAGCGGCGGACCTGCTGTCAGTTTGAGTGGGCACTGTTGTGGCGAGCGGGCGCGCGCCGGTAGCTTGAGGGTCCCACCGCATTCCGACCCACACACGAGCGTCTTACATCATGAAGAATCTTTTCGAACCGGCACGGGCCGCCGAAGTGAAGGAGCGGCTGCTGGGGCTGCGGGCGGACAGCGTGCGCGAATGGGGGAAGATGAGCCCGGCGCAGGCGATGGCGCACTGCGCCATCGGGATGGAGATGGCGCTCGGCGACACGCGTCCCCCGCGCATGCTGGCCGGGCGCATCTTCGGAAGGATCGTCAAGACGCTCGCCCTTCGCAACGACGATCCGATCCGCCGCAACACCCCTACTGCGCCGGATCTGCTCGTCACGGACGAGCGGGCGCTAGACACCGAACGCCAGCGCCTCCTCGGCCTGATCGACCGCTTCACCGCCGCCGGCCCGGCGGGATGCACCACCCACCCGCACGCCTTCTTCGGCCGCATGACTCCGCAGGAATGGGGGATCCTGATGTACAAGCACCTGGACCATCACCTGCGGCAGTTTGGGGCGTGAGAGTGCGTTAGTGCGTTAGTGCGTTAGTGCGTTAGTGCGTTAGTGCGTTCGGCATCGGTGTGCGGTCATTTTG containing:
- a CDS encoding DUF1569 domain-containing protein translates to MKNLFEPARAAEVKERLLGLRADSVREWGKMSPAQAMAHCAIGMEMALGDTRPPRMLAGRIFGRIVKTLALRNDDPIRRNTPTAPDLLVTDERALDTERQRLLGLIDRFTAAGPAGCTTHPHAFFGRMTPQEWGILMYKHLDHHLRQFGA
- the groES gene encoding co-chaperone GroES, which translates into the protein MKVKPLADRVVVKALEDTEQMRGGLYIPDTAKEKPQQGEVVAVGPGKVEDGARVEMELKVGDKVLYGKYSGTEVTVDNEQYLILRESDVLAVVG
- the groL gene encoding chaperonin GroEL (60 kDa chaperone family; promotes refolding of misfolded polypeptides especially under stressful conditions; forms two stacked rings of heptamers to form a barrel-shaped 14mer; ends can be capped by GroES; misfolded proteins enter the barrel where they are refolded when GroES binds), which produces MAAKELVFSTDARAALKKGVDQLAEAVKVTLGPKGRNVVIDRKFGSPLITKDGVTVAKEVELENPIENMGAQMVKEVATKTSDLAGDGTTTATVLAQAIFREGLKNVTAGANPMSLKRGIDKAVEQVVAQLKSMSVETAGKKEIAQVGTISANSDEEIGNLIADAMEKVGKDGVITVEEAKGLETTLETVEGMQFDRGYLSPYFITDPDRMETVLEDAMILIHDKKVSSMKDLLPVLEKVAQMGRPLLIIAEDVEGEALATLVVNKLRGTLKVAAVKAPGFGDRRKSMLQDIAVLTGGQVISEEVGFKLENAVLSDLGRAKRIVIDKDNTTVVDGAGEQDLIKGRINEIRAAIDKTTSDYDREKLQERLAKLAGGVAVIHVGAATETEMKEKKARVEDALHATRAAVEEGIVPGGGVALLRAQAVLKSFKVEDADEQIGVRIIERALEEPIRQISQNAGVEGSIVVAKVRDNESNSYGYNARTDEYEDLVQAGVIDPTKVTRTALQNAASIAGLLLTTESVVVERPEPKSAGGAGGGGGMPGGMGDMY